DNA from Equus asinus isolate D_3611 breed Donkey chromosome 17, EquAss-T2T_v2, whole genome shotgun sequence:
catgtgtgttccTGCCACGTGGCTATGTGCTGTGGGTTCCCGTGTGGGGCCTGGGACGGGAGCTGAGTGCAGGCTTGCGTGGGGCTGTCATGGCCTGGACAGGGCACCATATGTGCCGACCCTGGGGATTGCACATGTCTATGTGTGGGGTGACCAGACACCATGTGGCCTCTGCACCCAGTTGTGCTGGTGAAGGGTCTCGGGGACCTGGAGGAGAGGTCTGGGGGGCGGGAGTGGCTGCTTTGTCTGAGAGCGGCCTGTGAGAGTTCCTGAGACCAGGTCTGAGGGGGTCTGAGGTTTAGGCCCGTGAGCACATGCATGACCGTGGACATTTACCAGCATTTGCAGACTAAGACACAGGAATGCACACGCACACCCCCATGTACCACATGTTGGCTAAAACCCCCTAAACCCTGCAAGGCAAACACGTCTGTGGGCATGTATGGCTTGGACGCGGGAGCGAGGGCAGCAAAGTGGCCAGTCTCACCCTCCAGGGTCCCCCTCGCAGCGGGGGGATCCCAGGAGAGGGCACCTTCTCTCCACCCCGCAGCCCAGGACGCAGCCCTGAGCTCCCACCCACCATTTAGAGGGGCTGCTGGTGTGCCGAGCCGGGAGGGACCCCAGACCCCCGGTCCGTACAGCCCCGAAAGCACCCCAAGCTCTACCTCCCCAACCAAACACGGCCCCGCGGCCCCCCAGCCGCGGCCCggagcaggaggctgggcctCATCTGCCGCCTGATGGGAGCCAGGTGTGGGGAATTAAGTGGCTCCCTGGGGCccgtgggggtgggagtggaaggCACTTCTGAGGAGCGGGGTGGGCGGACTGGGGGTGCGGAGGTCTGAGCAGGCCGTCTGGTTTGCGTGGCTGGAGTTCCATGTGGCCGCAGCGGGGGGAGCAGGCCTGCAGCGGGGGCTGTGGAGGGGCCTGGCTTTTGTCTGAGAGGCTCCGAGGAGGCCTAGGAGAGATTAGATCATGCGCTGGCAGGGCTGCCgagaccacggggccagcccagcccGGCCAGGGGACGGAGGCCCAGAAGGAGCGGGCTGCGGGGTCAGGCAGCGGACACGGGCAGGAAGGAACTGAGACCCTGGCTTGGGGCAGTGAACCCCGTAGAAGCAGAGACCGGGGGCTCTCTCTCTGGCTCCGGCGGAACTGGGGGAGGCAGGGCCATGCCGGCCAGACGAGGCCTGTGGTGCCCACTGGACACCAGTGGTCCGACATCTGCTGGGCCAGGGCCAGAGTGCATAGGCTCTGGACCCCCGTCCCAGGCAGACCTGTGCAGTTCAGAGGGAGGGACCTGGAGCAAGCATGGCTGTCAGCATGCTGTGGGAAGAAGCTCTCCTGGTCATGGCTATGCggtgggactcagtttccccatctttgaaACAACCCAGAGAAACTGCACAGAGTGCTCTGAGAGGGTGGGCAGCAGCGTTGGGTGAGCTGACCCTGCAGGACGCCCCATTTGTGGGGTCAGGGCCAGGCTGGAGGCGGCCTCTTCTCTGGGCCCCCGGCCCTCTTGCTGGGTCACCTTCTCCCAATGTGCTGTGTTCTTAGGGACCAGGAAGGAGCATCACTGCTGGGGTCGTTGGGGTAGGCAGGTGGCTGCCTAGTTGGGTCTGTTCCTGGCATGACCCCAGCCCGGCCTGGCAGTCCCCGATTGGCCGAAGCTACAGCCACTTGACTCAGGTGGGATGCGTGGCCACAGCCAGCTCTCCACCCATCCAGGGACCTCTTCTCCCTGCTAGGGGCCAAAGCCGCACTGGCCTATGTCTTGCCTCTGATTAGGTCCAGGGAGCCAGACTGGTGGAAGAGAACGGAGGATCTGATCCCATCCTCGGCTTTCTCCATGCCTGTCTGGACACGGGAGCCCCCTCCAGGGAGCCTCCTGCCAGGGGGCACGTGCTATCCAGGTGCCCACACAGCCCCAGGACTTCACCCCATACCCAGGGGCACCTTCATGACCATCTCAAGTGACCTCGGCtataaagatggggaaactgaggcacagagagggcaggggctggtTCAGCCTTCTCACCACGTGGCCCCCTCGAGGCCGGCTTGCATGGGAGAGGCAGGATGCGGGCCGTGGCGTGACTGTCTCTGTGGCCCCCAGGCTCACCACTCAGTGGAGCGTGGAAGATGAAGAAGAGGCCGCGAGGGAGAGGCGCCGGAGAGAGAGGGACAGGCAGCTGCGGGCCCAGGACGAGGACGGAGATGGCCAGTCCCCGGAACAGCCAGAGCAGGAGAAACTGTAAGCAGCTCCAGCCAGCTTGCCTGGTCCTGCACCCCCGGGCAGAGGAGGACACTGGTGGTCGGGCCCTGAGCCGGGGTTCCCAGAGCAGATGACACCAAGGAGGAGCCCAGCCctggagcaggggcaggagacaGAGGGGTTCTCAGGGTGAGGGTCGAAGCGCGGGTGCCAGTGGAGCCTGCCAGAGACATGTGCGGCCACCCCTCCCGGTGAGCCTCCCGGGGGCGCTGACTCAGGCCCTGGCCGCACCGCGTGGTCCCGGCCCTTGCTTGGACCGACTCTGACCCCAGCTGCGAGGCCCTGGCCTCCAAGCCCCCCGCCCAAGCTCCTCGCTGCCGGTGACTCAGGGAGGCCGCATCCAACTTGGCGGGCCGTGGGCCGGCTCGTTTCCTCCTGCACGGAGGCCCCGCGGAGGGGCTGGGCTGTTTTCCCAATCGtaccccctcctccagccctgtctTGCTGCATTTTCTCCTAGTCAGCAGCTCTGGGCGGGGTGGGGTGCTGTAGCGGTCGTGGCCTCTCAGGCCAGGTCCTGGGCCtaccaggcaggggctggggagcaggcGGGGAGCCCACCGGGGCCAGGGTCGCAGGCCTGCAGTGGGGGACAGAAGGCAGGGCTCACCCTACCGTCCAGGGAAGGAGCCTACGGGCGAGGGCCCTGGgggcccagctgggagagcagagagagcTGTCACCCGCACGCAGGGACCCCAGGCTGACGGGGGAGGCACAGTTCAGCTCTCAGGGAGCCCTAGACTGACGGGGGAGGCACAGCCCAGCTCTCAGAGAGCTGTAGACTGACGGGGGAGGCACAGTCCAGCTCTCAGAGAGCTGTAGACTGATGGGGGAGGCACAGCCCGGCTCTCGGGGAGCCCTAGACTGAAGGGGGAGGCACAGTCCAGCTCTCGAGGAGCCCTAGACTGATGGGGGAGGCACAGCCCAACTCTCAGAGAGCCGTAGACTGACGGGGGAGGCACAGCCCAAATCTCGGGGAGCCCTAGACTGATGGGGGAGGCACAGCCCAACTCTCGGGGAGCCCTAGACTGATGGGGGAGGCATAGTCCGGCTCTCGGGGAGCCCTAGACTGATGGGGGAGGCACAGTCCGGCTCTTGGGGAGCCCTAGACTGACGGGGGAGGCACAGCCCGGCTCTCGGGGAGCCCTAGACTGACGGGGGAGGCACAGCCCAACTCTCAGAGAGCCCTAGACTGATGGAGGAGGCACAGCCCGGCTCTCGGGGAGCCCTAGAGTGACGGGGGAGGCACAGCCCAGCTCTCGGGGAGCCCTAGACTGACGGGGGAGGCACAGTCCGGCTCTCGGGGAGCCCTAGACTGACGGGGGAGGCACAGCCCGGCTCTCGGGGAGCCCTAGACTGACAGGGGAGGCACAGCCCAACTCTCGGGGAGCCCTAGACTGATGGGGGAGGCACAGTCCGGCTCTCTGGGAGCCCTAGACTGACAGGGGAGCCCTGGCTTAATGGTGTGAGACACAACCTTGGCCTCAGGCTCCTCCAGGCCATGGAGGGACATAGTGCTGTCCTCAAGGATTCTCTGACAATGGGGAGACTCAGCCCAGCCATGGGGTGCTGCCACTTGAAGCCCAGGGTCTGAGAGGGGAGGAGGTGCGGGGGTGCCCAGTCCTGAGCCCCCTGAGCTGCTCTTCCAGCCTCAGCCTGAAGCCCTCCGAGGCCCCCGAACTGGACGAGGATGAGGGTTTCGGTGACTGGTCGCAGAAGCCGGAGCAGCGGCAGCAGCACTCCGGAGCTGGGGAGCCTGTGGATGGCGGGGCGCCCCCTCGGGCTGAGAGTCCggagggggagcaggaggaggacaggCAAGTGGGGGTCCCCTTCCCAGCCAGCCCCTCCAAATGTCCCCGTGGCTgtgagaggggagaagagaggaagagggcaAGACGGCATGGCGGTCGGggaaggggctgtgggagggcggGGAGGAAATCTCATTCCTGGGCTCCCCTGGGCCCCTGGGCCCCATCCAGCCCAGCTGTGGCCTCAGGCCGGGGTGTTGCCACATCAGCACACATCTGCAGCCCACTTACGTAATGGAGGCTCTGCGCCCCCGCCAcccgccctcccttcctccctcggGGCTGGCTGATCTCCATTCCCACGGAGGGGAGCAGGTATTTCCAGATGTGCGGCCTTCGAGCCGGCCTTGGGGGGACAAGCTTTCCAGATGTGCAGACGTGTTTGCCGGTCTGAACCCGGGTGGGGTGGGAGCCAAAGCACCCGGGGGGCCCAGGGTTGGGGGGCTGCTCCCAGAGCCTCACCCACCCCAAGTCAGGGGTCTGAGCTGCTCTCAGGACCCTGCAGGCTGTGTCCCAGGGCCCACTGTAGTCAGGGTTCTCGCTCTGCTCAGGAGCTCTTTGCCTCAATTGTCACCAGACTTGagtctctcccctctctgggccaccTCTCAGCCCCTTCGAGACCCTGAAGCAGCATTGAGCTCTCACTCAGACCCCTCCTCTTGTTTAACCACCGCTTTTCCATCCCACAAGCAGGCTCCCACACCCCAGGAGCCAGCTGCCTAGCTGGGGCCTGGTCCTGGCTTAGCCCTCTGCCCACTAACTaccctctccaagcctcagtttccccatctgccttTGGGAGTCAGGGCACAGTCTGCATTtctgagctggggctggggttgaCATGGGTGGGCGCAGCCCCGCCGGCCgctgctccttcctcctcagcCAGCTGCAGGCCCCACTGTCCAACAGCAGGGGGCACTTACGCTCTTCGGCTGAATCTTGCCGGAATGATCCTcagagccggccccctccctgccccccgcaCCTGCCTGGCCCGCACCCTAGCAGCTGAATGGGCCTCTGTGTGTCTGCCGCTGGCTCAGACCCCGGCCCACCTTGGGCGGTGGGTCTGGGTCTTGGCTGGCACAAACACCAAGAGGCCTGAAATCATGGAAAATGCGAGAATTTCCCATCCTCTTCTCCAGGTTcggtcccactcaaatgcagagCCACGCAGCTGCCAGCaggctggcctcccctccccagtgccACCGcggtcagcccctctcctgggaGATGTGGTCCCAGCTGTGACCCTGCCCTTGCCTGTCCTCCAGCTGACCGGCCCCCAAACCCCCCCAACAGACCCCACCTCACTCCCACTTGCCCCCATGCAGAGCAGGGCAGGAGCAGGCTGCCCACAGAGGACAGGGACAAGCAGGACACGAGGCTGGGGCTCGTGCAGAGAGCCTGGGGACAGGGTCTACCCTCAGCGGGAGGGTGCCCTTCAGTCAAGAGAGGCCTGCCCAGCAGCGATGGAGCAGCGGGCACTGTTCTCCAAGGGGGCCCAGGGACAGAGGGCCGGCTCTGAGGTCCTTAGGCTCATTTCCCCAAACAAGTTGGGGTCTCGGGTTTCCTTGCCACTCAACTGGTGTGACCACCCCCgtcttacagatggggaaactgaggtttggaaacGGGAAGGGACTTGAACCAAGCAATCAGATAGCATTCAATCTGATTGCCTCCCTCTTCCTGCCCGCAGGCCCCACCAGCATGGTCCCGGGAACGAGGATGGTGACAAGCTGAGCCCAGCTGGGGTCAGCCTGGAGGAGTTGCGCCTGAGCCATGGGTCAGATCCCCAGGACGAGACAGAGCCCAGAGGCCCAGAGGGGACCAGCcaaggcctggcagaggctgaggaggcagaggagcaggTGACAGGGGCTCCCCTTGGGGTCAGGGCACACTCCGACCCCTGGGCTGGGTCTGTCTCTGCTGCCTGCatgttctctgagcctcatggGACCAGCCCAGAGGGAGCCAGCTCCCTCTACCCGTAGGCTTTGTAGCTCCCACATTCAGAGGATGGTGGGGCTTGGTGACCCTGAGTGATGGAGTGATAACTCCCTGGACTCATCAGTCCCTGTTGCTGACAATTCCAGAACTTGAGCATGTCAGGGCCGGAGAGgacctgaggcccagggaggggaaggagctcccgggggtggggcgggggcagggcagagggcaaGAAAGATGCAAAGCAGGTGGTGGTCATCCAGTCCCATAACTTCATATTCTGTTCCCAGCACCAGAAATGTCAGCAGCCCAGGGCACCCAGCCCCTTGGTCCTGGAGGAGACGACCGAACAGGGCTCACCTCCCCTGAGCCCCAGCATCAAAGTAGGTCAAGCCCCCAAGCCTGCCgccttttcctctctcccagaCTCCTGGGCAAATGACAGCCCCGGAGAGGCAGCCACACATCCGCTCCTGCTCTCCGCTATCCCCTGTGCCCTGCTCTCAGCAAATCTTTGAGAAAGAAACCAATGGGCGGTTGGATTGGTGGATGGGAGCGGCTTGGGGATAGAGAGCGGGCCTTGCTCTGGCTCTGAAGCCTCACggctctgcccaccttccacagCTCAGTGACAGAACCGAGTCCCTGAACCGCTCCATCAAGAAGAGGTATGTCTGACTGCTTTCCAGCCTGGGACAACGGGTTCTCCAAGAGGGGCTGAAAGAGAGGGGCCTAGGGGCTGAGATCCGGGGGCCTGAGAGAACTCTGGCAGGGCCTCAGAGTGGGATATAGAAGCTGAGTGAGGGGCCTGAGTCATGACCCTTCTCCTGTCCTTCAGTAACAGTGTGAAGAAGtcccagccagccctgcccaTCTCCAAGATTGATGAGCGGCTGGAGCAGTACACCCAAGCCATCGAGGTATGATCAGACTCCTCCTCTTCTACTGGATCCCTCCTCCATTCATGCACCCATTTCTCTATCCAACCAACGTCCCTCCATCTAACCAATGCCTCATCCAACCTACACTCTTCGATCCAACTGATACTCCTCCATCTAATCCATATTGCTCCATCCAACCATCACTCCATCGTCCAATCAGCACCACTCTATCCAACCAATACCATTCCATCCAACCAACACCTCTCTATCCAACCAACACTCCTCTATCCAACCAGCACCCTTCCATTCAACCACCACCACTCCATCCAAACAAGGTCCTTCCATTCAACCAACACTcctccattcaacaaataccccTCCATCCAACCAACACACCACCATCCAATCAATACCCCTCCACCCAGCCAACACCACTTCATCCAACCAATGTCCCTCCATTCAACCAACACTCTTTCATATAACCAATCCTCTTCCATCCAACCAACCTTTCTTCATCCAACCAACACCACTCTATCCAACAAACAACCTCCATGCAACCAATAGCCCTCCCTGCAGCCAATATCCCTCCATCCAACAAACACTCTTCCATCCAACCAATGTCCCTGCATCCAGCCAACACCCCTCAATCCCCCCAACAGCCCTCCATCCAACCAGtgtccatttatccatccaatACCACTCCATTCAACAAACACCACTCTATCCAATCAATGTCCCTCCATCCAACACCCCTCTATCCAACCAACGCTTCTCCACCCAACCAATGTCTCTCCTTCCAACCAAGACTCTTCCATTCAACCAACTCCCCTCCATCTAATCAACACCCCTCCATTTAACCAACACTATTCTATTCAACCAATGATCCTCCATACAACCAATACCCCTCCATACAACCAATGCCCCTCCATTCAACCAACTCCCCACCATACAACCAACACCCTTCCATCTAACCAATACCCTTCCGTACAACCATCACTCTTCCATCCAACCAACTCCCTTCGGTGCAACCCATGCTCCTCCAGCCCTAATGCCATAGGTAGCATGAGGATAGCCCCACATCTGTCTCGTATCCCATCATATCACCTGTGCTCTCCAGAACAAGGGGATTTCACAAGTACACcaacagggaaatgcacatcTTTTCAGAGTGCCTTGCTTGGGCCCTGCGTTGTGACAGCACTCCCAGGGAAATGTGAAGATACAGAGGATGTTGCCCGTGTGCTGGAGGGTCTCACCACGCCTCTCTGACATGGCCCATGTGGCCGTTCACTAAAGCAGTTCTGGGCTCTATCTCCTCTGCAGACTGCTGGCCGGACCCCCAAGCTAGCCCGCCAGCCCTCCATTGAGCTGCCCAGTATGGCCGTGGCGAGTACCAAGAGCCGGTGGGAGACGGGAGAGGTGCAGGCTCAGTCCGCCGCCAAGGCCCCCTCCTGCAAGGTAGGACCCCCTCCTCAGTAAGGAAGGGGGAGACCGTCAAGGCTGAAGTCTGAGCAGACAGCAGTGGGGCATCTGAGGGAGCTGGGGTCGCCAGGCTGCCCAGGGGTGGAAAGCTGTGTGCAGAAGGCTGGTTGGGTAAGTGAAGGTGGACAGGGCCaccttcctttcctgcctcttcccctggGCTGTCCCACAAGGAGGCGGGTGGGCAGGCCTTGGGCCCCTGACCAGGCAGGAGAGAAGGGCCCAGGGCTCTGAGAGCCCGGTCAGGGGTCTGTACCTGTGACgtgtccttccttcttcccccagGATATTGTAGCTGGAGACATGAGCAAGAAAAGCCTCTGGGAGCAGACAAGTGGCTCCAAGACGTCGTCAACAGTTAAGGTAGGGTCTAAATAGGCtgatgaggggagggagggtctggcaggtgagAGCCAAGAGGGGCTTGTCTTCAGTGCATCtgggagggcttcccagaggcaGCACCATCTCCCTACTGCGGCTCTCACCTTTGCTCTCGGTCTCCTTCCCCAACAGAGCACCCCGTCTGGGAAGAGGTACAAGTTTGTGGCCACCGGACACGGGAAATATGAGAAGGTGCTCGTAGACGAGGGCTCGGCACCCTAGGCCGCCCTTCTCGGTGAGTCCAGGGCAGCGGCCGGAGCATGATTTGCTGTGCATGAAATGTGCCGTTCTGGGAATGTGGCGGGCCTGCTTGTCCGTATCACCGGCTGTCAGGGCAGCCTCTGAGGGCCAAATGCCCAGCCCCAGAGTCAGCCAGAACCCAGACCCCACTGGGCCTCCCAGCCCCCTGCAGActctcacccctcacccccatctTACACAGGACGCAAACATTTGGTCACTTTCCTGGCTGCACCCTGCTCAGCCATTCTCCATGGGGAAGCTCAAACCTCCCTCTGGGGGGGCCACAATGTCCCGACTGGGCTCATTAGGCAGTGAGGTCGTCATGGCCCCTGCAGAGCTTATGTTGGAAGAAGTGGATGGGATGGAGCCCCAGGAGCTGGGGTCCCCACCTGGTGGTAAACTGAGGGTCTGAAAGAGACTAGAACCTTGGTCTTACCCTCCTGCCCCCGGGGGGGACCGCTTCACTTTCTACCGCCCTCCCATCACCTGGCAAAGAGTCAGAAGGGTGACCTGCTGCTGTGGTTAGACACACTTTTATTAGTGGCCTGGGTCCCAGGATCCATTTATAGCACCCGTGACATCCTGGCCCCTACCGACTGCTGTTCCCCCTCCTGAGTCCAGCTCCCAGGAGCTGGGGCTAGAGTTTTCCCCAGGTCCTTCCGGATCCTCTCCCATTGCAACCGGCCCCCATCAGAGCCTTGGCACTTGCCCTGAGTCAGACCCCAGCTCATTGCAGCCTAGCGGCCCCCAAAGCAGCATGAGGCCTGAGGTCCCATTCACCGCCCCTAGCTGGGCTGTAGCCCCTCCTCAACCACTCTGCTGGGCTGTTCTCCGAGCCCCAGGTCTGAGGATAGGCCCCATCCGGCCATCGAAGCCCGGTCCTGACTGATGCTGAggccctgcccctctctctcccagCAGCGAGCACCCCTCAAGCTCTGGCCCCAGGTGGGGAAGCAGAGATGGGCAGCTAAAGGGACAGTGGTGCAGGGCCAGCTCCCACCGAGCCTGGGGCTCAGCTCCCCACATCTGTCAGGGCTCCAGCATTGGGATGCAGCTAACAGTGCGGGTGACTGGATCACCCTGACCCCTCTGGCTCCACAGAGCAATTGTAAACCCATCCCCAGAATCTCTCACGGCAGAAGGGAGGGGGACCGCAAAGCCCGGCCCCAGAATGCCCCCGTCCTGTCCAGCCTCTGAGTTCACTGAGCAGAGCACCCTTGGGCTGAGTCCGGCCCTCACTGCTCACCACCTGCAGCCCTCGGGGGCTCCAGGCTTCCCCAGAGACCCAGGCAGGTGCTCCATGCAGACTGCGGGCTGCTGCCGCCTCCCTATACCTCCTTGCCCTCCGCCCCGTGCGAGATTCAGGCCGGCCCGGCCCTGCAAGTCAACCCAACCCCCTGCCTCATACAGACTTGGGTGCTTCCCATCTCTCCAGAGGCTTCACCCCGAAAGCCCCCACACTCTACCGCATGCAGACCCCTCCACACCACCGAGGCACGCCTCCTCCTCAACCCCACCTGCTCCCAGCCTCGTCCCACCTCCCACCACGGACCTTCACGCCCCCATCCAGCCAACCTGCCCCTCCTGGCACCCCAGCACCCCCAGGTTCCCTCAGCCCCCATCTGGCCCTGGTGCCCTCTTCAGTGGCCACAGCTTCCCAGCTAGACCGTCAGTCCCTCTTGTATTCACCCCCATGGtcctgggccctggggctgccccagcCATTCACTGCAGCCTCCAGCCCGCCGCCGTCCTGTTGAAGTTCCTGGGCTGGGGGCTCAACTCCAGGACAGGGCGGCTCATGGGAGGGGGCCTGGTGGCCACCTCCTGCAGCTTCCGGGCATTGAAGCGAGGCCGACAGAGGAAGGGTAGGCGGCCGAGGCCGGCCAGGGTGCACGCCCCGTCCCTGGGCCCCGCCGGGCTGCCACGGGACTCAGCCACCGACATGCGGTACAGCACTGCGTCCCACATTCTGGAGGCCCGGGAGACAGGAGGCCGGGGTACTGGACTGGTGGGGACGGTCACCTCCTGTTCCGCACGCTCTGGGCTCGGCTCCGGCCCCGGGAATGGGGGCTCCTCCATCAGCTGCTTCTTGAGGCGTATCCAGCCGCTGAGCTGAGGCTTGGGTGCGACTTTGGGGATAGGGCAAGGGTGGGGACCTGATGGTGGAGTCGGGGACGAGGCCCGGTGGGGGCTGGAGACCTGCTCAGGCACTGCAGTAGGGCCAGTCGTTGGGGGCTCCTCCGTGCACTCAGCATCAGGGGCCACAGAGGCTGGCCTGTAAGGCGAGAGTCCTGGAGAGTGGTAGGTGGGGGCTATGGGCACCACAACCCGGGTGCTGACTTCTCTGGGCACTGAGGCCTGGAAGCCAGGGGGTggcctgggcactggggacaccTCAGGCCAGGGACTGGCAGTCTGGACCCCAGTGGGCAGTGGGCGGATATGGGCCACTGGGATCAGGGGCTGGGCCCCAGGAAGGCACAATGCTGTGTCTTGGTCCTGGCTGCCAGGCCCCCCATCCAGGGCTGTCTGGGGGTGCTCAGAGATCCCAGCCTGTGGGGACGGCGTCAGCCGAATGTGCACCTGGCTGACGTGGGTAGCCCCCACTGCAGGAGCCAAGACTTGGGCGAAGCCACTGGGGGACCGCGTGGGTTCTGGGGCCGGAGTTACCAGCTGGGGACTCGTGGCCTTAAAGTGAGTGGCCAGGCTCCTGCGCTGGGTGAGGCTGAAGGAGAATGTGGATTTCTGAAGGGGGGACACCACGTGGTGGATGACGGGGGTGTGGGGGGTGCGGG
Protein-coding regions in this window:
- the LSP1 gene encoding lymphocyte-specific protein 1 isoform X1, with translation MRWQGCRDHGASPARPGDGGPEGAGCGVQGARLVEENGGSDPILGFLHACLDTGAPSREPPARGHVLSRLTTQWSVEDEEEAARERRRRERDRQLRAQDEDGDGQSPEQPEQEKLLSLKPSEAPELDEDEGFGDWSQKPEQRQQHSGAGEPVDGGAPPRAESPEGEQEEDRPHQHGPGNEDGDKLSPAGVSLEELRLSHGSDPQDETEPRGPEGTSQGLAEAEEAEEQHQKCQQPRAPSPLVLEETTEQGSPPLSPSIKLSDRTESLNRSIKKSNSVKKSQPALPISKIDERLEQYTQAIETAGRTPKLARQPSIELPSMAVASTKSRWETGEVQAQSAAKAPSCKDIVAGDMSKKSLWEQTSGSKTSSTVKSTPSGKRYKFVATGHGKYEKVLVDEGSAP
- the LSP1 gene encoding lymphocyte-specific protein 1 isoform X5: MRWQGCRDHGASPARPGDGGPEGAGCGVQGARLVEENGGSDPILGFLHACLDTGAPSREPPARGHVLSRLTTQWSVEDEEEAARERRRRERDRQLRAQDEDGDGQSPEQPEQEKLPHQHGPGNEDGDKLSPAGVSLEELRLSHGSDPQDETEPRGPEGTSQGLAEAEEAEEQHQKCQQPRAPSPLVLEETTEQGSPPLSPSIKLSDRTESLNRSIKKSNSVKKSQPALPISKIDERLEQYTQAIETAGRTPKLARQPSIELPSMAVASTKSRWETGEVQAQSAAKAPSCKDIVAGDMSKKSLWEQTSGSKTSSTVKSTPSGKRYKFVATGHGKYEKVLVDEGSAP
- the LSP1 gene encoding lymphocyte-specific protein 1 isoform X4, with translation MAVSMLWEEALLVMAMRLTTQWSVEDEEEAARERRRRERDRQLRAQDEDGDGQSPEQPEQEKLLSLKPSEAPELDEDEGFGDWSQKPEQRQQHSGAGEPVDGGAPPRAESPEGEQEEDRPHQHGPGNEDGDKLSPAGVSLEELRLSHGSDPQDETEPRGPEGTSQGLAEAEEAEEQHQKCQQPRAPSPLVLEETTEQGSPPLSPSIKLSDRTESLNRSIKKSNSVKKSQPALPISKIDERLEQYTQAIETAGRTPKLARQPSIELPSMAVASTKSRWETGEVQAQSAAKAPSCKDIVAGDMSKKSLWEQTSGSKTSSTVKSTPSGKRYKFVATGHGKYEKVLVDEGSAP
- the LSP1 gene encoding lymphocyte-specific protein 1 isoform X3, which encodes MAEAPSHPDSEEQEELLVEEATGLTTQWSVEDEEEAARERRRRERDRQLRAQDEDGDGQSPEQPEQEKLLSLKPSEAPELDEDEGFGDWSQKPEQRQQHSGAGEPVDGGAPPRAESPEGEQEEDRPHQHGPGNEDGDKLSPAGVSLEELRLSHGSDPQDETEPRGPEGTSQGLAEAEEAEEQHQKCQQPRAPSPLVLEETTEQGSPPLSPSIKLSDRTESLNRSIKKSNSVKKSQPALPISKIDERLEQYTQAIETAGRTPKLARQPSIELPSMAVASTKSRWETGEVQAQSAAKAPSCKDIVAGDMSKKSLWEQTSGSKTSSTVKSTPSGKRYKFVATGHGKYEKVLVDEGSAP
- the LSP1 gene encoding lymphocyte-specific protein 1 isoform X7, translating into MAEAPSHPDSEEQEELLVEEATGLTTQWSVEDEEEAARERRRRERDRQLRAQDEDGDGQSPEQPEQEKLPHQHGPGNEDGDKLSPAGVSLEELRLSHGSDPQDETEPRGPEGTSQGLAEAEEAEEQHQKCQQPRAPSPLVLEETTEQGSPPLSPSIKLSDRTESLNRSIKKSNSVKKSQPALPISKIDERLEQYTQAIETAGRTPKLARQPSIELPSMAVASTKSRWETGEVQAQSAAKAPSCKDIVAGDMSKKSLWEQTSGSKTSSTVKSTPSGKRYKFVATGHGKYEKVLVDEGSAP
- the LSP1 gene encoding lymphocyte-specific protein 1 isoform X6 yields the protein MSSSALLRRDASRQGLENLLRLTTQWSVEDEEEAARERRRRERDRQLRAQDEDGDGQSPEQPEQEKLLSLKPSEAPELDEDEGFGDWSQKPEQRQQHSGAGEPVDGGAPPRAESPEGEQEEDRPHQHGPGNEDGDKLSPAGVSLEELRLSHGSDPQDETEPRGPEGTSQGLAEAEEAEEQHQKCQQPRAPSPLVLEETTEQGSPPLSPSIKLSDRTESLNRSIKKSNSVKKSQPALPISKIDERLEQYTQAIETAGRTPKLARQPSIELPSMAVASTKSRWETGEVQAQSAAKAPSCKDIVAGDMSKKSLWEQTSGSKTSSTVKSTPSGKRYKFVATGHGKYEKVLVDEGSAP
- the LSP1 gene encoding lymphocyte-specific protein 1 isoform X8; translation: MSSSALLRRDASRQGLENLLRLTTQWSVEDEEEAARERRRRERDRQLRAQDEDGDGQSPEQPEQEKLPHQHGPGNEDGDKLSPAGVSLEELRLSHGSDPQDETEPRGPEGTSQGLAEAEEAEEQHQKCQQPRAPSPLVLEETTEQGSPPLSPSIKLSDRTESLNRSIKKSNSVKKSQPALPISKIDERLEQYTQAIETAGRTPKLARQPSIELPSMAVASTKSRWETGEVQAQSAAKAPSCKDIVAGDMSKKSLWEQTSGSKTSSTVKSTPSGKRYKFVATGHGKYEKVLVDEGSAP
- the LSP1 gene encoding lymphocyte-specific protein 1 isoform X2, whose translation is MGLVCLAHWKWVTSPPRPAGHGHTQKGAAGRRAGPGRLTTQWSVEDEEEAARERRRRERDRQLRAQDEDGDGQSPEQPEQEKLLSLKPSEAPELDEDEGFGDWSQKPEQRQQHSGAGEPVDGGAPPRAESPEGEQEEDRPHQHGPGNEDGDKLSPAGVSLEELRLSHGSDPQDETEPRGPEGTSQGLAEAEEAEEQHQKCQQPRAPSPLVLEETTEQGSPPLSPSIKLSDRTESLNRSIKKSNSVKKSQPALPISKIDERLEQYTQAIETAGRTPKLARQPSIELPSMAVASTKSRWETGEVQAQSAAKAPSCKDIVAGDMSKKSLWEQTSGSKTSSTVKSTPSGKRYKFVATGHGKYEKVLVDEGSAP
- the PRR33 gene encoding proline-rich protein 33, producing MLISAASMAPEAVGPCPQGLPGPPPPLLPKPGKDNLRLQKLLRKAARKKMTGGGPPAPLGAFRISLSPVSEASHDQETTAPQSAEAPRPAEARCPAEAPRPAEAPRPAEAPRPAEAPRPAEAPRPAEAPRPAEAPRPAEAPRPAEAPRVVAALPRTPHTPVIHHVVSPLQKSTFSFSLTQRRSLATHFKATSPQLVTPAPEPTRSPSGFAQVLAPAVGATHVSQVHIRLTPSPQAGISEHPQTALDGGPGSQDQDTALCLPGAQPLIPVAHIRPLPTGVQTASPWPEVSPVPRPPPGFQASVPREVSTRVVVPIAPTYHSPGLSPYRPASVAPDAECTEEPPTTGPTAVPEQVSSPHRASSPTPPSGPHPCPIPKVAPKPQLSGWIRLKKQLMEEPPFPGPEPSPERAEQEVTVPTSPVPRPPVSRASRMWDAVLYRMSVAESRGSPAGPRDGACTLAGLGRLPFLCRPRFNARKLQEVATRPPPMSRPVLELSPQPRNFNRTAAGWRLQ